Genomic window (Ruminococcus flavefaciens AE3010):
GAAAAACGGCAGCAAGAGCTTCACTTCCCTTACATATCTGGGCTTTCTAACCATACTCACTGCCGTGAACGATGACGGCGTAATGCTGGGAGAGCTTGACGTGGGCAGCGAATCTATGATACAATATACTTGCGAAAACAAGACCAGCTACACCTACGGCATGAGATATGCCCTTGAAAACTTCACCACTGCAAGAGATGCTGCGGAATACCTCACGAAAAACGCCTGCAGGTATCCCTACTGCGTGAACGTTATCGCCACAGACAAAAAGGACGCTCTCGTTGCTGAGCTCTTAGCTTTAAATGAGGAACAGCTCTCCTCCTTCATGGACGAGCTGGACGATAAGGAAAAAACAGAACTGAAATTCGCCTCAGCCATACGTGACAGCTCCTCACAGCTCCACAAATGCTACCCCTGGAGCGACCCCAATTATATATGTGCCGTAAACGCTTTCGTGACAAATGATAACGTGACCTCTGCCATTCAGACAGAGAACAACCTTATTCGCTGGAAGCGCTACGATAAGCTTTTCTGCGGTCAGACAGGACTTACTCTCGGCCATTTCAAGGAGCTCATGACCTGCGAGAGCACTGACAACGACCTTAACCGCATACGCAGCGGCGGACTTGTGCATATGCTCATCGCCGACTACTCCACAGATACCATGCAGGCTGTACTCACGGGAACAGACGGCGTTAAGGATTCCCCCGAGTTCATAGACCTTGGAAGCTGGCACTGATATACGATCTGCAAAGGAATTTAAATATATGACCGACATTCTTATTATTGAAGACGACCCCGAGCTCGGTCAGCTCGTAAATGATTTCATAGCAAAAGAGGGCTTCTCGGTAAGGCTTTGCGAAGCTGCCGAGGACGCCCTTGCGCTGCTTAAAGAAGAGGAGTTCAGACTGGTGCTGCTGGACGTTATGCTGCCCCGGATGAACGGCTACGAGACCTGCACCGCCATACGCAACAGCCGCGATATACCTATACTTATGATGAGCGCCATAACCGATGAGGACAGCAAGCTCCTGGGCTATGAAACAGGTGCGGACGACTACATCGACAAGCCCTTTTCCGTAAAGGTGCTCACCGCCAAGATAAAGGCTCTCATAAAGCGCAGATCCGATGATACACAGAGCAGCTGTCTCACCTGCTGCGGCATAGTCCTTGACCCTAACTCCCGCACCGTCACCCGTGACGGGAAAGAGCTTAAACTCAACGCCAAGGAGTTCGAGCTGCTGCGCTACCTCATGGAGCATAAGGGGGAGGCTGTCAGCAAGGACACCCTCTTCAACGCTGTATGGGGCATGGACTGCTTCACCGAGCCAAGCACTGTCAGCGTCCATATACGCTGGCTCCGCGAAAAGCTTGAACAGGACCCAAATTCTCCCCAGCTCATACGGACAGTGTGGAAAATAGGCTACAAATTCGGTGACAGCCAATGAAAAAGTTTATCCGTACACTTATAATGATAACCGTCTTTTTCGCAGTGCTTGCGTCAGGCTTTAATATGTGCTTCAATGCTGCCATGAAAGAGCAGCTGAAACGTTGCAATGTGGCTGTAAACAGGATAAACCGCGAAATATCCGACACAATGGCTGAGAGCGGTGCTTCTCCCGAGGAGCTGATCGCCGAAAGGACTGACGCATGGAAAAAGACCTACGGCAGCAGCGCTCCCCGAAGCATAGTCTTTATCCCCCTCAGCAGCAGCGAGAACACCTTCTATACGTCTGTTGACAAGAGATGTGCCGTTTGCAGTATCTACGGCAAAGACAATGAGCTTGCAGGCTTTGTGCAGTACACCTGCTCCGACGATGTTTTCGCAAACATCAGGCGGATATTGAATATTATCATCGGAGTATGCTTCCTGCTCATCACAGGCGCTGTCATATTCATTCACTTTGCTGTGTTCAAGCCATTCCGCAGGCTTTCCGACTACCCCGAAAGGCTTGCAAGACTCCGCGACATACAGAAGCTCCCCGAAAGCAAGAGCCGATATTTCGGCAAATACGTCTGGGGAATGAATATGCTGACGGACGTTCTCGCCGCCAGCAGCCACAGGATACATATGCTTGAGGGAGAGCACCAGAAGCTTGTCAGCTCCATAGCCCACGGCGTAAAGACTCCGCTGGCAAATATCCGACTTTACACCGACGCTGTAAGGACGGGGCTTTACTCCGACACGGGAATGTCCTCGGATATAGCCGATAAGATAGACAGCAACACTGCCAAGATAGAGTCCATGGCAGCCGAGCTCATGACCGCTTCGGAAGCCTCCTGCGACGGCTGTGATATCGAAAAGGAGCTCTTCCCTCTTTCGGAGCTTGCAGACCTTGTCCGCAGCGAATATACGGACAGAATGGCTCTGCTCAGGATACCATTCACTGTGGAATGTATAAATGCTCCAATAATGGACAGCGACAAGTACGCACTGTACCGCGCTGTGAGCCAGCTCCTTGAAAACGCCATGAAATACGGCGACGGAAACGGCATAAGCGTAAAGATGATGAAGCAGGACGACTCTTTCTGCATATCAGTGCGCGACAAAGGAGAGCTGCTCCCCGAGAATGAGCTGCCCTACGTGTTCAGAAGCTACTGGCGGGGCTCAAATGCCGCCGACAAAAGCGGCTGCGGCATAGGACTGTACGTTGTTCATGAGACCGCAAAGGCACTGGGCGGAAGCGTTCATGTGCGGCGTATCGAGGAGACCTCGGAAATGGAGTTTGTGATATATATCGAGCAATAGCAACATTCCAATCAAAAAATCACTTACAGCACAATATGAATGGGATTCCAAAGGGAGTATACTCCCTTTGGTCAGGTCAAGGGCTGACAGCCCTTGTGGGGTGTGGGGCAAAGCCCCACAGTTACGAAGCGCTCCGCAAGGGTGAATTTCAAAAACAGTCCGGTGGACTGTTTTTGAAAGAGGGACGCCCTGCAAGAGAGGGCGTCCCTTAAAAACTAAAAGGGCGGGTAAAGGGGAGCCCCCTTTGGCGGATTCGCAGGTTACCAAATATGAGCCGTTACTTTACGACTCGGTAGCCCACTTTTTTCCGCTAAGGAGAGCAGCCTAAAATCCGCCCTTTTTCATATAAAGCGACATTTTTCAATACTATTGACAGCCGAAAAATAATGTGGTAAGATATAAGCACAGAAGATTTTTTGTCAATATAAAAAAATATTTGTCGGTATGATACACTTTTCATACATGTTCCGATTGTTCTTTATGACGGATCAAAACAGCCGACAGCGCATAGCTTCGTTCTATGCCGGAAGGAAGATATAAAATGAAAAGATTATCAAAACTCACACTTTTATTAATGACAGCTGCTTCAATGACAGCCTGCGGCAAGGTAGGAGAGCGTTCAAGTCTCCCTATCCCTCAGCAGCCTACTGCTTCAACTTCCGAGAACGCAGCCGATACAAATACCGAAGAGCTCACAACTGCCGCTGATACAACTACAACAGCCGCAGCAGCTGCCACAGACGGCTCCGAAACTGTCACCGAAGCAAGTGCAGAGGTACAGGAAGCACCCTCTGTGGGCGACGCCGATTACGCTCCTGCGCCTGTACAGTACGATATCCCGGGACTCACCTACATAAACGGCATTCTCATAGCAAACAAGAGCTACAGTCTGCCTGCGGACTTCAATCCCGGTATCGATGCCACCTGTCAGGCTCAGTTCAACAAGCTTGCAAGTGCAGCGGCTCAGCAGGGACTGAATATATACTTCTCGTCGGGCTTCCGCTCATACGACTATCAGGCTCAGATTTACAACAACTATGTTGCACGCGACGGACAAGCTGTTGCTGATACATACTCCGCACGTCCGGGATACTCCGAGCACCAGACAGGACTTGCTATCGACGTAAACCAGATAGACGACTCCTTTATCGGAACTCCCGAGGCTATATGGCTGGAGAACCACTGCCACGAATTCGGATTCATACTCCGCTACCCACAGGGCAAACAGAGCATAACAGGCTATCAGTACGAATCATGGCATATCCGCTATGTCGGTACTGACCTTTCGTATGCTATCCACAATAGCGGTCTTACTCTTGAGGAATACTTCGGTATCGATTCTTACTATCACGAATAAAAGCATATAAAAGCGCCGTATTAATTATGAATACGGCGCTTCTTTTATGTCAGGCTTTTCAGTGCTCCTATCAGATGATGCTTCTGCGCTCGGGTATACATGACGTTTTGCAGCAAGCCGTGATACATCTCGGCACAATATATCAATTTCACTGTTTTTTGTTGCAATATAGCCATTATAAATTGACATTGGACTGTATTAGTGTTATACTGTTACTATGGATATTATATCCAATTCATTATGGGAGGAGTAATGTACTATGGGAAAAATGAAAAAATTATCCAAACTTACCGCAGGTATCCTGAGCTTTGCACTGGCTATGGGAGCTGTGGGAAACATTCCGCCGCTGATGAGCAGCAATAAGGCTGCCGCTGCGGAAGAATACTACGAAAATGAAGCATATGAAGTCGAGGTCAAGGACGCTTATATCTATTATAAGATAATTCCCGACGAACATTTCAGCAGCAGCGATCCTAAGGATATATATTATCTGGCATTTGATATCCTTCCTCAGAGAAATGGTTATGTCGATTATTACGACCGCATAACGATACGTCTTCGCTCACCTATAGACAGAGGTATCAGTCCGAATGACGAGGAAAACAAGGAGTATTATGATCTATGGGCACGCACCTGCAATAACTATGATTTGTTCGACGAGGAAGATATCGTTACATTAAAGTTCACCACCTATGACAAGGATGAGGCTGACGCTTTGCAGGCTGAATTGGATAAAGAGGGCGGCTACTGGGGCAGCTCTTCATCGGACAAAAAAGTATTTGGCATGGATTTCCTGTCATCAGTCAGGTCTCTGGGCATACACTACTACGGCGACATCAACGATGACGGAGTTGTAGACAGCTTTGACTCTGTCACCTACAGAAAACAGATCGCAGGAACTCTCACAGACAAGCTCAGTGAGGCACAGTTCCTCAACGGCGATATAAACAAGGACGACAAGATCGACGAGGAAGACCTGAAGGCTGTTCAGGATTACCTCCTCGGCAGGACAAAGGAATTCAACGGCGTTTCCGATATCGGAAGCATACGCCTTGACAATACCGTTGATGTACAGGCTTCGGAGGGCAAGGCAACAGACGCCGAATTTGCTTCCGCTGAGATGAAGTTCGGCGTGGATATCCTCAAGAAGTGCTTCGAGCCTACAAATCCTGACGAGAAAAATCTTCTTATATCACCTCTCTCAATATCAGCAGCCCTTGCCATGACCGCAAACGGCGCTGACGGCGAAACAAAGACCGAAATGGAGAAGGTACTGGGCAACGGTCTTACCATGGATCAGCTCAACGAGTATATGGCTTACTACATAAGCAAGCTTCCCAACGAGAAAAAGCAGAAGGTGCTTGTGGCAGATTCTATCTGGTTCAAGGACAAGCCCTCATTCAAGGTCTATGACAGCTTCCTCGAACAGAACAAGAAATACTATAACGCACAGCTTTATAAGGCTGCTTTTGATGATTCCACAGTCAAAGA
Coding sequences:
- a CDS encoding sensor histidine kinase, whose product is MKKFIRTLIMITVFFAVLASGFNMCFNAAMKEQLKRCNVAVNRINREISDTMAESGASPEELIAERTDAWKKTYGSSAPRSIVFIPLSSSENTFYTSVDKRCAVCSIYGKDNELAGFVQYTCSDDVFANIRRILNIIIGVCFLLITGAVIFIHFAVFKPFRRLSDYPERLARLRDIQKLPESKSRYFGKYVWGMNMLTDVLAASSHRIHMLEGEHQKLVSSIAHGVKTPLANIRLYTDAVRTGLYSDTGMSSDIADKIDSNTAKIESMAAELMTASEASCDGCDIEKELFPLSELADLVRSEYTDRMALLRIPFTVECINAPIMDSDKYALYRAVSQLLENAMKYGDGNGISVKMMKQDDSFCISVRDKGELLPENELPYVFRSYWRGSNAADKSGCGIGLYVVHETAKALGGSVHVRRIEETSEMEFVIYIEQ
- a CDS encoding M15 family metallopeptidase, giving the protein MKRLSKLTLLLMTAASMTACGKVGERSSLPIPQQPTASTSENAADTNTEELTTAADTTTTAAAAATDGSETVTEASAEVQEAPSVGDADYAPAPVQYDIPGLTYINGILIANKSYSLPADFNPGIDATCQAQFNKLASAAAQQGLNIYFSSGFRSYDYQAQIYNNYVARDGQAVADTYSARPGYSEHQTGLAIDVNQIDDSFIGTPEAIWLENHCHEFGFILRYPQGKQSITGYQYESWHIRYVGTDLSYAIHNSGLTLEEYFGIDSYYHE
- a CDS encoding C45 family autoproteolytic acyltransferase/hydolase, with product MKKTRSLSLLTAAAVILSAAAGCGRRGYEDFVVPEQGPSTLRPISDIYIDNHYEGAAPTKEKTNRTVRSSDGLCVIECKDSYYDVTLDYEKGSPAQVGAAYGKTLLLALPDYADIVEPYLYENIRAAFTHLNGDYSGIEKRTDAFYSSLPEDYRQELDGFADAVSGTSEGFIEDGIISRDEAVLMQFIPDALRGTACSAISANGSATATGERITARILEWELGSDNQICQAHTLVHMKNGSKSFTSLTYLGFLTILTAVNDDGVMLGELDVGSESMIQYTCENKTSYTYGMRYALENFTTARDAAEYLTKNACRYPYCVNVIATDKKDALVAELLALNEEQLSSFMDELDDKEKTELKFASAIRDSSSQLHKCYPWSDPNYICAVNAFVTNDNVTSAIQTENNLIRWKRYDKLFCGQTGLTLGHFKELMTCESTDNDLNRIRSGGLVHMLIADYSTDTMQAVLTGTDGVKDSPEFIDLGSWH
- a CDS encoding response regulator transcription factor — its product is MTDILIIEDDPELGQLVNDFIAKEGFSVRLCEAAEDALALLKEEEFRLVLLDVMLPRMNGYETCTAIRNSRDIPILMMSAITDEDSKLLGYETGADDYIDKPFSVKVLTAKIKALIKRRSDDTQSSCLTCCGIVLDPNSRTVTRDGKELKLNAKEFELLRYLMEHKGEAVSKDTLFNAVWGMDCFTEPSTVSVHIRWLREKLEQDPNSPQLIRTVWKIGYKFGDSQ
- a CDS encoding serpin family protein, with the protein product MGKMKKLSKLTAGILSFALAMGAVGNIPPLMSSNKAAAAEEYYENEAYEVEVKDAYIYYKIIPDEHFSSSDPKDIYYLAFDILPQRNGYVDYYDRITIRLRSPIDRGISPNDEENKEYYDLWARTCNNYDLFDEEDIVTLKFTTYDKDEADALQAELDKEGGYWGSSSSDKKVFGMDFLSSVRSLGIHYYGDINDDGVVDSFDSVTYRKQIAGTLTDKLSEAQFLNGDINKDDKIDEEDLKAVQDYLLGRTKEFNGVSDIGSIRLDNTVDVQASEGKATDAEFASAEMKFGVDILKKCFEPTNPDEKNLLISPLSISAALAMTANGADGETKTEMEKVLGNGLTMDQLNEYMAYYISKLPNEKKQKVLVADSIWFKDKPSFKVYDSFLEQNKKYYNAQLYKAAFDDSTVKDVNSWVNENTQGMIPSILKKGDLTPTDQKEILMMLINTLYFEAEWSSPYTNSVDGKFTDLNGEEHPIKKMFSREYQYFDLGDADAFKKSYAGGNYSFVGIMPKEKDIVEYVNDLDAEKLFEGLKEYEDPETIELNVMIPKFKYNYSKSLKKVLSEIGMPTAFSMEKADFSKINDLSVENADPLYIDDVAHKTRIEVTEKGTKAAAVTAVMMAAGSAMPIEKKKVNIYLDKPFVYMIVDKNNVPLFIGAATEIEEQ